CTATACCATGGCGGGCGAAACCATTGTATTTTCCTCTGAGATTAAAGGACTGTTTCAATACCCCGGGATTTCACCTTCTCTGGATCAGGATGGATTATGCGAAATTTTCGCTCTGGGTCCTGCCAAATTATACGGAAAGGGGGTCTTTCACGGAGTCTTAGAGGTCTTGCCGGGAGAGTCTCTTTGTATCGGAAGACACGGCTGTAAACATGACTTCTACTGGAAGCTGGAAAGTCACCCCCATGAGGATTCTTTTGAAAAAACCGTGGAAAAAACCAGCTGGTTAGTGGAAGATTCCATTAAAAAACAGATGCTTTCCGATATTCCCATCAGTACCTTCCTCTCGGGCGGTGTGGACAGCAGTCTGGTTACTGCCGTGTGTGCCAGAGAACTGAAAAAGCAGGGGAAAGTACTGAATACTTTTTCCTTTGATTTCAAGGATAACAGCAAATACTTTCAGTCCAACTCCTTCCAGCCCAGCGAAGACCGCCCCTGGGCTGAGAAAATGGCTGCTTATTCAGAAACAAGGCACCATTTTCTCGAATGCAGCAACACAGATATGATTGAGAATCTGTTTAAAGCAGTAGACGCCAGGGATCTTCCCAATATGGCGGATGTGGAGTCCTCTCTGCTCTACTTCTGTTCTCAGGTGGTAGACTACAATAAAGTGACCCTGACCGGAGAATGTGCGGACGAAATCTTCGGCGGCTATCCCTGGTTCCATAAAAAAGAGGCATTTGAGACCGACAGTTTTCCCTGGTCCATGGATATGGAACCACGGAAGGTTCTCCTGTCGGAAGATGTTATCCACGCCTTACCCCTGGATGAGTATGCCCACACCGCATACGAAAAGACCATTCATGAAACTCCGGTTCTGGAAGGGGAGTCCCGCGAGGAAAAACGCAGACGGGAAATCTCTTATCTAAATCTTCGATGGTTCATGGTGACACTTCTGGACCGCATGGACCGTACCAGCATGTATTCCGGTCTGGAAGCCAGGGTTCCGCTGGCCGATCATCGGATTGTGGAATATGTGTGGAATATCCCCTGGAGCATGAAATGTCCGGATGGAATCGTCAAAGGCCTCCTCCGTCATGCCGGCGAAGGAATCGTTCCAAAAGAAGTCTTATGGAGAAGAAAGAGCCCGTATCCCAAAACTTATGATCCCTCCTATGAAAAAATACTGGGGAACCAACTAAAGGAGGTATTGGCCGATCCTCAGGCACCGGTACGGCAATTCCTGGATTCTAAAAAAGTCCACGCATTTTTAAACAGCCCCTCCGATTATGGAAAACCATTTTACGGGCAGCTGATGGCCGGACCGCAGATGCTGGCCTTTATGCTACAGGTAAATTACTGGCTGGAAAAATATAAAATACAAATTCTCTGATCCATTTTTTACAGCAGTACCCTTTTATATCTTCCTCTTTGATGATATGATACCAGTTATCATATCAGAAAGGAGCTGAACTTATGTCACGTATCATCTGCCTTATAGTAGGCTACGCTTTTGGAAACCTCCTGACCGCAGAGCTTGTAGTATGGATAAAGCTCAGGAAGCATCCCGAAGACCTGGGAAGCGGAAACCCCGGAATGGCAAATGTTACCCGGCAGCTGGGTATATATGCCGGCATTCTGGTTTTGGCCGGAGATATTTTAAAAACAGTTCTTGCCTGCCTGCTCTGTAACCGGCTGTTCCCGCTGCCGCAAAACCTCTCCACCCTGTATGCCGGTCTGGGCGCTATCCTTGGACACAATTTCCCGGTCTGGAAACATTTTAAAGGGGGAAAAGGGGTTGCTGTCACCTGTATCCTTCTGGTTCTGTATTCTCCCCCCTGGGGACTTGCCGCCTGTATCATCGGATTACTCTTTATCCTTTTAACAGGTTATCTTCCTTTGGGAGCAGTAGTAATTCCCACTGCATTCCTGATTTACACCTTTCTTTCTTATGGAGCGGAAGTAATCCTCTTAATTCTGGCTGTCACGGTTTTAATGTTTGTCAAACATGCGCCCGGACTCCGCGATATCTCTCAGGGAACCTGCCCAAAAGTGAGCTTTTTCAGGCATTAAAAAACCGCTGTTTTTCGGAACAATTTGTTACAGTTCCAAAAAACAGCGGTTTTCTTACTTTTTATATCAGTACTTCTTATTCCAGTTCAAACGCCCCTGTATAGAGCTGGTAATAAGTTCCTTTTTCGTTAATTAATTTTTCATGGTTTCCACGCTCTATGATGCGGCCGTGATCCAATACCATAATTACAT
The window above is part of the Novisyntrophococcus fermenticellae genome. Proteins encoded here:
- the asnB gene encoding asparagine synthase (glutamine-hydrolyzing); protein product: MCGIAGFYNPRENYEKSPLKWRHILNEMNRVQKRRGPDDEGIYLKQGCGLAHVRLSIIDLMTGHQPMIRKQDSRECSIVFNGEIYNMPELKKELQEEGARFETTSDTEVILAGYMLHGTDYVKKLNGVFAIALWDSRLKQLFLFRDRLGVKPLFYTMAGETIVFSSEIKGLFQYPGISPSLDQDGLCEIFALGPAKLYGKGVFHGVLEVLPGESLCIGRHGCKHDFYWKLESHPHEDSFEKTVEKTSWLVEDSIKKQMLSDIPISTFLSGGVDSSLVTAVCARELKKQGKVLNTFSFDFKDNSKYFQSNSFQPSEDRPWAEKMAAYSETRHHFLECSNTDMIENLFKAVDARDLPNMADVESSLLYFCSQVVDYNKVTLTGECADEIFGGYPWFHKKEAFETDSFPWSMDMEPRKVLLSEDVIHALPLDEYAHTAYEKTIHETPVLEGESREEKRRREISYLNLRWFMVTLLDRMDRTSMYSGLEARVPLADHRIVEYVWNIPWSMKCPDGIVKGLLRHAGEGIVPKEVLWRRKSPYPKTYDPSYEKILGNQLKEVLADPQAPVRQFLDSKKVHAFLNSPSDYGKPFYGQLMAGPQMLAFMLQVNYWLEKYKIQIL
- a CDS encoding glycerol-3-phosphate acyltransferase, whose translation is MSRIICLIVGYAFGNLLTAELVVWIKLRKHPEDLGSGNPGMANVTRQLGIYAGILVLAGDILKTVLACLLCNRLFPLPQNLSTLYAGLGAILGHNFPVWKHFKGGKGVAVTCILLVLYSPPWGLAACIIGLLFILLTGYLPLGAVVIPTAFLIYTFLSYGAEVILLILAVTVLMFVKHAPGLRDISQGTCPKVSFFRH